TGCCTTgaattcatcttcattaacATAACTGGCTCTACCAAATGAAGCATGCaaatttttggtttcttcACAACCTTTATTGGCAGCATCAACTGCCTTAGTCAAGTCACCAGTTTTATGCAAAACATCCACAAATGGTTGCAATGTATCAATCAAAGTTCTTCCACCAACTCTTGCTCTGGTATACTTGAACAACCCATCATATAAAGCATGGTATAAAGCATCACCAACAGTTTGTATTGTGATTTCCtttgtttctttcaattgctTCACTAAAGCGGTTAAGTAAATAGAATAAAGACCACCGGAAGTTCCTCCCATACTATCTTCAACATATTCGGTGATTTTCCCAAGAGTATAAACCGGATCATTCaaattggatttgaaatcttcatcttcttttAATGCTTTCAAGATTGAGTTTGCTCCATCTGCTAAAGTCTGACCACAATCCccatcaccaacaacagTATCATAACGAGTGATTTTTGGTTCTTCATTTAACAACACTTTTAAGGCATTAACCAATTGTGACTCGAATTTTCCACCGTCAATCTTAAGTTCAGATGAAGTTACGGTTTCATTTTGCATGGGTGACTCAATTTCTCTATTTTGCAGTTCccaaatttttgaatcataaatttttggtttccAACCGGGGGCATTAGTTGGTGTATCCAAAAACCTTAACACATCTTCACTTGTAAATGCAGCAtcatcttttttcaaatttgacAAATTTAATAAGGTTATTGAAAAACCTGGTGAATTGAAAGATGTAACAAAATCACTCACATAAACtctttttggtttctttttcaaaggCAAATTAGCCAATGCGTGTTCAGTAATGGCatataattcaaatgatgAAGTTCCACCAATGTTATTAACCATTAATACATATTCATCATTGtctaaatcaaaatcaacataATGACGGTCTTTATCTTCTGGAGATAACAATTGATGatacatttttttaatcaattcgTCGATATTAGGAATTGGTTTAATCTTTGTACCAGGTTCATTATGAATACCCAAACCCAATTCCATTTCATCATGACCAgtgaattcaatttcttctccCTCCAATTTCCCTGGAACTGAAGTACGATCCAAACTTGCTCCCAAAGTTActaaatttttattgatcGCATGACCTAAATCACtcaatgatttcaaatcaacatCTGGACTAGTGGCACTAGCTGAACCCAAGATTTTATGAATAAAAGCTGTTCCTGCCAACCCTCTTCTCCCTaccattttattttgttctCTTCCAACAGCAACATCATCACTCACAATAACCAATTCAACTTTATAACCTTCACTTTTGGCTCTTTCGGCAACTAATCCAAAATGTAAAATATCTCCAGTATAATTCTTAATGACAATAATAGtacctttttctttattagaTTTGGTTTTAATTGCTGCCatgatttgttttgttgatgGACTAGCAAAAATCGATCCACTAACTGCAGCATCTAATAAATTCTCTCCAACAAATCCTCCATGCATTGGTTCATGTCCAGCACCTCCTCCactaataatggtaattttctttgaagTATCTGAATGAGGATTAAATACAACTTTTTCACTAGGAATCAAATTCACATATGGATTAGAAGCAATTAAACCTCTCAATTGACTAACCACAATGTCTTCATCTTTACCATATTTCCAATGTTTTGCTAATGTcatgatttgatttagtTGAACTGTTTTATGTTTTTGATATGTTTAGCAATTgggaaaaattgaatttattataaagTTAAGTTAATGgcaatatatatacttttttttttctttctctctttctctgTTCCCGCCTTTAAGTTGGTAGTTATGATGGTGGTGAAGGGGACTGACGGATTAAATGGTaaatgattatttattgcTTTGTGTTTAAACGTCATTATACTTTGTCTATATTGTGTGGTTTACATGCAGTCTAATAAGATATCATGccatgtttttttttttttttttttttcattcaaatcGTTCATTCAATCTTTGGTATATTTGATTGTTCCAGtcaattgttgttcatTGTTTTCTCTATACAATAGGGTTTCATTCTGGGGAAATATGGAGAAAACTCGTTAACttagaattgaaaaattggtgaTTTTTTCACATACCCTTTTGTGTGTTTGTTGTTACAgtctttaaaaaaaataaagcaagtattattatttctcAGGTGAGCTTTGTTGCTGCTACCATATCAATTGTATgttcattatttattttcatgCATGACATTcctgtgtgtgtgtgtgtcgAATGATCTGACACTAAAGATGGATGGAGCTCGAAAGTTATTGTGCcgttttttgttttaaaaaCTATAAATATATGACTATATTGTTGTGTGAATTAGAAATtcagtaatttttttagaCAAATGTATTTCAGTACGGACCGATTGTCGTGCTCGACCGCGGCCCGCCCCAAGACAAGAGCTTTGGCGTGCGGTGCGGTGCGGAAActcaaaacaataaaaattcagaaaaacaaaacaaaacaaaacaaattctgaa
This is a stretch of genomic DNA from Candida dubliniensis CD36 chromosome 1, complete sequence. It encodes these proteins:
- a CDS encoding dihydroxyacetone kinase 1, putative (Similar to C. albicans DAK2;~Similar to S. cerevisiae DAK1;~Similar to S. pombe DAK1), with the protein product MTLAKHWKYGKDEDIVVSQLRGLIASNPYVNLIPSEKVVFNPHSDTSKKITIISGGGAGHEPMHGGFVGENLLDAAVSGSIFASPSTKQIMAAIKTKSNKEKGTIIVIKNYTGDILHFGLVAERAKSEGYKVELVIVSDDVAVGREQNKMVGRRGLAGTAFIHKILGSASATSPDVDLKSLSDLGHAINKNLVTLGASLDRTSVPGKLEGEEIEFTGHDEMELGLGIHNEPGTKIKPIPNIDELIKKMYHQLLSPEDKDRHYVDFDLDNDEYVLMVNNIGGTSSFELYAITEHALANLPLKKKPKRVYVSDFVTSFNSPGFSITLLNLSNLKKDDAAFTSEDVLRFLDTPTNAPGWKPKIYDSKIWESQNREIESPMQNETVTSSELKIDGGKFESQLVNALKVLLNEEPKITRYDTVVGDGDCGQTLADGANSILKALKEDEDFKSNLNDPVYTLGKITEYVEDSMGGTSGGLYSIYLTALVKQLKETKEITIQTVGDALYHALYDGLFKYTRARVGGRTLIDTLQPFVDVLHKTGDLTKAVDAANKGCEETKNLHASFGRASYVNEDEFKAEGGIPDPGAVGVLALIKGFTEKVVN